A segment of the Candidatus Brevundimonas phytovorans genome:
GCTATTGGCCGGGCCATTGTTCTGCGGATTAATGCGATACCCGGCCAGACGCAGCATGGGCTCGGCCAGTTCGGCGATGCTCGGCAGGCCTGCGCGGTCCTGCAGCAACAGGGTCTGGCGGTCGGGGCTCAGGCTGGCCGTCGGGTTGGGCTTGGCGTCCAGGATCTGCGCGATCGGTTGCGGCGGCTGCTGATAGGTCGGGGCGGCCGGCGCCTGGGCGGCGGCGGGCATGGCCAGGGCGGGCACGGCGGCCAGCAGGACCAGGACAGGCAGGGCCTGCTTCAACAGTTGACGACGCATGGTGATCTTCCCCGACGTGGCGCCCGAAGACGCCGGGCGGCTATGGTCTAGGGGCGCACTTGCCGGAGGGTCAACCCGTAGAGCTCAGCCAAACCGCCCCTCGACCCATCGGGCGGCGAAATAGCCGCCGACCGAGGCCACGGCGGTCAGGGCCGTGCCCCAGCACAGGTCGATGATCGTCAACCGGGTTGACCAGACGCTCAGCGTCGCCTGATTGGTCAGGTCGTAGGTGGCGTAGGCGACGAAGCCCAGCACGGCGCCGTTCAGCAAGGCTCGCGTCCAGGCCGCCTCCTTCAGCGCCGGCACGATGGCCAGGAAGACGATGCCGCCGATGGAGATCAGATAGAAGATCACCGCCGCCGTCATGTTCGGCTTATCCGCCATCAGCGGCCCGATCACCGGCCGATAGAGCCGATCCGCCATGGTGGTCAGCCAGACGGCGTCGATGGCGGCGAAGGTCAGGCCCGCCCCCAGATAGGCCGCGACATATTTCAGCATCAGGACAGGCCCTCTCCGGCCGGCTTCAACAGATAGTGGCTGACCGCCCAGGTGCGGCCGCCGTCGTTTCCGAACAGACCCGCCGTCGCCAGGTAGAAGCGACGCCAGCG
Coding sequences within it:
- a CDS encoding DUF2177 family protein, which encodes MLKYVAAYLGAGLTFAAIDAVWLTTMADRLYRPVIGPLMADKPNMTAAVIFYLISIGGIVFLAIVPALKEAAWTRALLNGAVLGFVAYATYDLTNQATLSVWSTRLTIIDLCWGTALTAVASVGGYFAARWVEGRFG